ACATCGTCCTGTGCCTATACTACATGGCAGGTTGCCGGTGGATCGCATTTGCGTTAACCTGCTGTCGACCAAGACCGACCTGACCGCGTGCGTGGTTTCTTTAGGGAGATTCTCCATTCGCTTTAGATTTGGACCAGATCAAAGACTTGGGACCTAAGGTAAGTAGCTTAGTCATGCAGGCTACAAAAGGCAGGGTAACAAAAATAACACTTAGCTATCTATTTATCttttttcttcatatttattgtatctGTTTAGGAGCATGCGTTGAGTTAGACTCTTGCATGAGTTATTTTTTCACATCTTTCTTCTTCACATAAGTAAACTTGTCATGTAGAGCTATAAACCTACTATTGTAGTACTTGGTCTTAGCAATACAGAAGCATTAGCGGGGTGAAACAGCTTTGTGCGAGTAAAGGTGTCTCGTAGGACCATAACACGTGTGCTCTTTCGGTTTCACAATCGTGCTAGATGCGGATCGAGATCCTTGGTACGGACCCTTTCCCTTGATTCGAGACAGTGCATGCTTTGTCGGTCGGCGATCCATGCTCAAGTGATGGGTCCAACTTTATTCCGTGCGCTGGGGTTAAAGTGGAACCTGTAGAGAGAAAAACTGAATTAAATCCCGCGAGTCGGGTTTGGCTCGATGACTCTAGAAATCCAAGCACAACCACGCGCAACAGGAGATGAGAGCGCACACTCGCTCGTGTATGTACGCGCTCTCTAGCTAGCTAGAAAAGATGGAGGTGAATGAAGCCGAGCAAAGCGGTGTAAATGTTTGCACGTACGTAGACACTGTAGGTAGTAGGGCAGGCGCCCCGCGCCCCGGCACCAAACGCGTATTCTGACTGGGAATCGtggtagtagtaggagtactagtcgTGTAGCCTAGCTACTAGCTAGCCGGTTGGCATCCAGCTGGGCGTGGCCGTGAGACAGGCAAGCCGTCCTCTCCTCGCTCCACCAAACAAGGAGATACCGCCGCGCGCTTTCGGCAAGGGTCAATGTTAGTGCCGGTTGCTGACTGCCGGCCCAACTGGAAACAGCGGCACTGCACGGCCCCAAATGTATTTGCACGCTCAAACGCATGGGTTTCAGAGGGAGGCAAGGAATAGCAAAATGCACGAAAAGTAGTATAGTAGCTAGGTAGAAAGCGAGTGGGAAAAAAGAAGGAAGCTTGTATGAAACTGGAGCTGAGGATACCATAACGAATGGAACAATGTCGTACGCAGCCTGCCTAAGCTAGTACAGAGCCAACTACTCGAAGTTAAGGCCAGACACGTCGTCCTTCCACAGCACAGCACCGCCCGTCCCTCCCCGGAGACAATCTCCCCCGatcccaacctcctcctcctccccctcctctctccaatCTCATGTGCGCCAACCAGGGTCAGCATCCAGCTCACTCccagcctccagctcggctcacGGCCTATATATTCACTCACCCGCACCTACTCCTCCACTAACCCtcttctgctctgctctgctcctcACATCTCCAGCTCACACAACTCCGGAGAGCCCACACAGCACAGAGTCAGTGAGAGTTGCTAGTCGCTGCAATGGCGAGGTGCGCCTTCTTGTCCCGGCCGAGGCTGGTGCTGCTTCTGGTGCTTCTCGGTGATGTGGTTGCGACGTCGATGGCCAGGCCGCTGCTGGGCGCTACCGCGGACGCGCCGACGCCCTTGCCGGCGGAGGGGCCGGACGGCGTGGCGCGGCCTGCCGGCGGGAGGCACGACCGGTCCATCGCCGGCGCCGAGGTGATCCTCGCCGGGTTCGCCGCGGCCGTCATGGCCGTCATCTTCCTATACATCCGGGTCACCAGGAAGAGCAACGACAGGGCAGCAGCCGGAATGGCGGGCAAGGCTTAGTAGAAGAGCTCAGACGGTACTGTCTCTTTCTGTTTTGGGTTCTTGGGGTTCAGAGAGACTTGTAAAGAAGATGAGATGAGATGATCGGTAGAGTTTAGTTTACTGGTTTAGAGTGAACGCTccatgcgtgtgtgtgcgtgtcACCGTGGTAACTAAACTGGAAATCTGTAGTTTGTCATGTACATGTATGCGTGGAGAGCTTGGGATTTGAGAATGAGATTTAGGAAAAACAGCGAAACATCGGCTGAGCTAGCACGGTTCTTGAAATCTTTAATCGTGTATCCGTGCTCTGTTTTGATCTTGTGTCAGAATCTTAAGCCTGCAAGAAGAACAGCCAATGCTTGTCCTTACAGTAATTCTTCCAATGTTTGTCTGACAGTTGAGCAAAAGTGAAACATCGTCTGCTACACACACGACAGATTCTGGACGAGACGATGCAGCACATCAAACCGTCCATGCGTTGAGCAAAATACTCCATCGTGCGGAGTTCGGCCGGCTACTGTCGTCCACAGAGCAGTTTCGGTTAATCTTTGAATCTAACAGCTCCTCGCCATTACTTTATGTTTGTTTAGAGCAACTATATACATCAGCTCGATCACCGTAATAACCTCGTCAGGTTTTAGTCCAAAATGACACCCTAGCAGAGTGGTCATTCCAACCTCGATCCCGTAATTTTGGGAGCGCCTTCAAATCGAGCACGCGGGCCTCCATATTTGGAGGTTGGGTGAGGCATGTGGTGTACTTTCCCGTCGAGCGTGTTCTAGTGAAGTTTTTGCATGACCGAACAGCCGTTCCGTCGAATTGCTGACGACATGCACGCCAGTGAACCTTTCTTCAACAACAAAGAAATGCCGCGCCTTTGGGGTTTTCCTCTTTTCAAAAGGAGACCGCTTCATTTCAGACGCTTGCATAGGGCGCTCTTGTAGATTCATGGGATGACACCCTCTGAATGGCCGAGACACAATCATCAGGTGCATCAAAGTGTTCATTGAAACTGTTGTGCGTGTTTATGGACCGTAGGATCTGTGAGCACCCAATGCTGAGGACATGGCCATGCTTCTAGCGATGCATGAAGCAGAAAGTTGTCCCAAGATGTTAGGAATTGTTGATTGTATGCACTTGAAGTGAAAGAATTGCCTTGCATCTTGAACCATCAATTCACCGGTCATTCCAAAGATCCAATCATAATTTTGAAAGTTGTTGCCTCCAAAGATCTGTGGATCTGACATTGCTATTTTAGGTTGACCGaatctcacaatgacatcaacgtttTAAAGCGATCTCATTTGTTTGCAAGGTAAGCTGATGGTACTTCTCCACCTTGCAGCTTCACCGTGAATGTCCATCAGTATGACCAAGGCTAATTTCGAGCAGATGACAATATTCATCATGGTTAACATTTGTGAAGACAACTTCCAAGCCTGAGAGCAGGAAACATAAGAATTTTGTGAAGGCGCAAGAAGCTTAGAGGACATACATTGAGAGGGCACTAGGAGTGCTGTAAGCAAGGTTTGCAATTGTCCGGGGGCTTACTTGTTTCTGGAACAAGGATGTATTGGAAAATATCATGAATTGTTATGTGATCCTATAAAACATGACCATAGAGGACGAAAGGAATATGTTAGGCCCCATGGATTATGAAGATATTGGCAACCTCATAGACCTCACACAAACGCCAACCCATTCAAGAGTTTCTTGAAGCGTACCGGACAGTTAGCGCCGACCGTGGGGCTGTGCGTCTAGCAATATCCAGTGCGGGTGGAATTTTTATCATCACCATGATCATCGGCCGCGAGATCCGA
This DNA window, taken from Triticum aestivum cultivar Chinese Spring chromosome 1D, IWGSC CS RefSeq v2.1, whole genome shotgun sequence, encodes the following:
- the LOC123167842 gene encoding uncharacterized protein; this encodes MARCAFLSRPRLVLLLVLLGDVVATSMARPLLGATADAPTPLPAEGPDGVARPAGGRHDRSIAGAEVILAGFAAAVMAVIFLYIRVTRKSNDRAAAGMAGKA